A single region of the Xenopus laevis strain J_2021 chromosome 4L, Xenopus_laevis_v10.1, whole genome shotgun sequence genome encodes:
- the LOC108714002 gene encoding 5-hydroxytryptamine receptor 3A isoform X1, with protein MDLQLLSFLLIGTWLGLGCCENNCSYVELMKAINDNFPSTHVRPAMIWTNRTVVHLDLTLYSIVDLDMQKQILTTYIWFSMSWQNDFVKWDPKTYCDIQNVVVPDTLVWKPDLYIYEMVEDEDKSPKINYLKIKYDGTVTNSKPLRIVGSCSMQNYKFPFDEQICNISFGSYVYNDYQIYMTNKTNSSVVTSNSKVIFSSKGDWSLANIKVGNNPLGNFSRVTFEIHIIRNPIIYVFNLIIPACLLVILDIASMFMELETEGRLTFKVTIVLGFSVLLLILSGILPNSDTPPMLGIFFCVCMIMMVLSIGGSICTASMAAKCATQTSVSPWMRKWILRYLACVLCYKTKFIKEHLVTVVANIHTCELDQKLTKNLELQENRNNLKDDDDPITTAVQILNKMLVGIRKIHQEIVVSKHKDHSSSEWYIAAMVVDRLFLIIYLIIVVITVGLVINAWIS; from the exons GTTTAGGCTGCTGTGAGAACAACTGCAGTTATGTTGAACTAATGAAGGCTATAAACGATAACTTCCCCTCTACACATGTACGCCCAGCAATGATTTGGACCAATCGAACTGTCGTGCATTTGGATCTGACCTTGTACAGCATTGTAGATCTG GATATGCAAAAGCAGATACTCACTACTTATATCTGGTTCTCAATG tCATGGCAAAATGACTTTGTAAAATGGGATCCAAAGACCTACTGTGACATTCAAAACGTGGTAGTTCCTGATACATTAGTTTGGAAACCAGACCTTTACATCTATGAAAT ggTAGAGGATGAAGACAAATCTCCAAAAATCAACTACCTCAAAATTAAATACGACGGAACTGTCACTAATTCCAAACCTCTTCGGATAGTCGGTTCTTGTAGCATGCAAAACTACAAGTTTCCTTTTGATGAGCAGATCTGTAATATCTCGTTTGGTTCTTATGTATATAATG ACTATCAAATATATAtgacaaacaaaacaaattctTCAGTAGTAACAAGCAATTCAAAAGTGATCTTTAGTTCGAAAGGAGATTGGTCTCTGGCAAACATCAAAGTCGGAAATAATCCACTTGGGAACTTTAGCCGTGTGACTTTTGAG ATCCATATAATAAGAAACCCAATAATTTACGTCTTTAACCTCATCATTCCAGCCTGCCTTCTGGTAATACTGGACATTGCCAGCATGTTTATGGAGTTGGAAACCGAGGGAAGGCTCACCTTCAAAGTAACCATTGTACTGGGGTTCTCAGTGCTTCTGCTAATCTTAAGCGGCATCCTTCCTAATTCTGACACCCCACCAATGTTAG GTATATTCTTCTGTGTATGTATGATAATGATGGTGCTCAGCATAGGTGGGTCCATTTGCACAGCATCTATGGCAGCAAAGTGTGCCACACAGACCAGTGTCTCACCATGGATGAGAAAGTGGATTCTTAGATATCTGGCTTGCGTCCTATGTTATAAAACAAAGTTCATCAAAGAACATCTTGTCACAGTGGTTGCCAATATCCATA CTTGCGAGCTTGACCAGAAGCTAACAAAAAATCTGGAACTACAGGAGAACAGGAACAATCTCAAAGATGATGATGATCCGATAACCACAGCAGTGCAGATTTTAAATAAGATGCTAGTAGGGATTAGAAAGATCCACCAAGAGATAGTTGTATCAAAGCACAAAGATCATTCCAGCTCAGAGTGGTATATAGCAGCAATGGTGGTGGACAGGTTGTTTCTGATCATTTACCTTATCATAGTTGTCATCACAGTTGGTCTTGTGATCAATGCTTGGATCTCGTAA
- the LOC108714002 gene encoding 5-hydroxytryptamine receptor 3A isoform X2, giving the protein MKAINDNFPSTHVRPAMIWTNRTVVHLDLTLYSIVDLDMQKQILTTYIWFSMSWQNDFVKWDPKTYCDIQNVVVPDTLVWKPDLYIYEMVEDEDKSPKINYLKIKYDGTVTNSKPLRIVGSCSMQNYKFPFDEQICNISFGSYVYNDYQIYMTNKTNSSVVTSNSKVIFSSKGDWSLANIKVGNNPLGNFSRVTFEIHIIRNPIIYVFNLIIPACLLVILDIASMFMELETEGRLTFKVTIVLGFSVLLLILSGILPNSDTPPMLGIFFCVCMIMMVLSIGGSICTASMAAKCATQTSVSPWMRKWILRYLACVLCYKTKFIKEHLVTVVANIHTCELDQKLTKNLELQENRNNLKDDDDPITTAVQILNKMLVGIRKIHQEIVVSKHKDHSSSEWYIAAMVVDRLFLIIYLIIVVITVGLVINAWIS; this is encoded by the exons ATGAAGGCTATAAACGATAACTTCCCCTCTACACATGTACGCCCAGCAATGATTTGGACCAATCGAACTGTCGTGCATTTGGATCTGACCTTGTACAGCATTGTAGATCTG GATATGCAAAAGCAGATACTCACTACTTATATCTGGTTCTCAATG tCATGGCAAAATGACTTTGTAAAATGGGATCCAAAGACCTACTGTGACATTCAAAACGTGGTAGTTCCTGATACATTAGTTTGGAAACCAGACCTTTACATCTATGAAAT ggTAGAGGATGAAGACAAATCTCCAAAAATCAACTACCTCAAAATTAAATACGACGGAACTGTCACTAATTCCAAACCTCTTCGGATAGTCGGTTCTTGTAGCATGCAAAACTACAAGTTTCCTTTTGATGAGCAGATCTGTAATATCTCGTTTGGTTCTTATGTATATAATG ACTATCAAATATATAtgacaaacaaaacaaattctTCAGTAGTAACAAGCAATTCAAAAGTGATCTTTAGTTCGAAAGGAGATTGGTCTCTGGCAAACATCAAAGTCGGAAATAATCCACTTGGGAACTTTAGCCGTGTGACTTTTGAG ATCCATATAATAAGAAACCCAATAATTTACGTCTTTAACCTCATCATTCCAGCCTGCCTTCTGGTAATACTGGACATTGCCAGCATGTTTATGGAGTTGGAAACCGAGGGAAGGCTCACCTTCAAAGTAACCATTGTACTGGGGTTCTCAGTGCTTCTGCTAATCTTAAGCGGCATCCTTCCTAATTCTGACACCCCACCAATGTTAG GTATATTCTTCTGTGTATGTATGATAATGATGGTGCTCAGCATAGGTGGGTCCATTTGCACAGCATCTATGGCAGCAAAGTGTGCCACACAGACCAGTGTCTCACCATGGATGAGAAAGTGGATTCTTAGATATCTGGCTTGCGTCCTATGTTATAAAACAAAGTTCATCAAAGAACATCTTGTCACAGTGGTTGCCAATATCCATA CTTGCGAGCTTGACCAGAAGCTAACAAAAAATCTGGAACTACAGGAGAACAGGAACAATCTCAAAGATGATGATGATCCGATAACCACAGCAGTGCAGATTTTAAATAAGATGCTAGTAGGGATTAGAAAGATCCACCAAGAGATAGTTGTATCAAAGCACAAAGATCATTCCAGCTCAGAGTGGTATATAGCAGCAATGGTGGTGGACAGGTTGTTTCTGATCATTTACCTTATCATAGTTGTCATCACAGTTGGTCTTGTGATCAATGCTTGGATCTCGTAA